The Deltaproteobacteria bacterium HGW-Deltaproteobacteria-18 genome includes the window ACCCCGAGGACCAGAAACTGCCGACCCTCGAGGGGCGGGCCCTGCGCGACGCCCTCATGAAACCCTTGACCTACGTGGCCTACGGCGATGTCCAGGAGTTCATCCGCCGCTACAACCAGTGGCTCTTCGACCCGGCCCACCCCGAGCGCGTGGAGGGCATGCCCAGGGTGGACGGGGTCCCCGGCTTCGTGCGCCTGGCCGCCGAGGACGAATGGGAATACTGCGCCCGGGGCGGCCTGGCCGCCATGGAGGCCGGCACCTTCGACGATCGCCTGCCGTTCCCGGCCGCCAAGGCCGCCGAGTACTCCTGGAACCTGGGCAACGCCAAGCACCAGCTGCGCCCGGTAGGCCTGCGCAACCCGGACGCGAACGGGTTCCACGACCTTTTCGGCAACGCCCAGGAGATGACGGCCGGTCTGTTCCGGCCCGAGATCTGGCAAGGCAAGCCCGGCGGCGCGGCCGTGCGCGGCGGCAGCGTGTCCACGCCTCCCAACGACCTGCGCAGCTCCCTTCGGGCCGAGCTCGACGTCTACGGCTGGGACCCGGACGCTAAGAAGGTCGAGGAGCGCCGGTCCTTCAACACCGGCGCGCGCCTGGCCATCGGTGCCAACGTCGTGGTCAACACGGCCCAGCGCGGTGAGATCGAGAAGGAATACGAGGCCTACAAGGCCGATCTGCGCAAGACCATGCCCGTGGGGCGTACCCTCGATAACCTTGTCAGCCAGGCTTCGGTGCAGATCGGTTCCGCCGATCCCATCATCGAGCGACTGATCAAGGAAAATCCGGGGCTGCGCGAGCCGCTTGGCGCGGTACAGTCCACCCTGGAGAAGGCCCGCGAGCGTCTGGAACTGGCCCAGCGCGAGAGCGCGCGCAGCCTGGCCCAGGACGCGGCCCGCAACGGGGTCAACCTGTCCGTGTATCTTTCCCGTCTGGCGCGGCTGACGGACACCCTGGCCCTGGCCAAGGAGCTGGCCGAGACATCCTCGCGCTATCAGGAGCAGGTTGCGGCGGTGGAGAAATCCATTGGCGAGTTGGAAACGGCGCTTGGGGAGCAGATGACAGGTTACAAGGACAAGATCGGTACCCTTGGCGAATACGAGAAAGCGTATATCGATTTCGCCTTCACGGAGCTTGAGGCCAGGGAAATGACCAAGCGCGAACGTTTGGTCATGACGCTGCTCAAAGGTCATGCCGAGAGCTTCGCAGACCAGCGACGGGCCGACACCGATCTGTGGCTGGAAGAGTATCGCAAGGGATTTGCCGAATTTTCAGATTCATAAAACAAACAGTTTCAGGAGGATGACGTGATGAAAAAAATAGCGAAGGTGCTCGTTGTGGTGCTTCTGGTCTTCGCTCTGCTGCCTGGATGCGCGACCATGTCCGACAAGAACCGCACGCAGGCCGAAGGGACAGGCGTGGGCGCGGTGCTGGGCGGTTTGCTCGGCTATGCCGTTGGCGGTGGACGCGGTGCGGCCATCGGTGCCGCGGCCGGGGCGGGCCTGGGTTTTCTGGCCGGTAACGAGATTGCCAAACGCAAGCAGGCCTACGCCAGCACGGAGGATTTCCTCGATGCCGAGATAGCCAGCACCCAGGAATTCAATAAAACTGCCATTGCCTATAACGCGAAGCTTTCCAAGGATGTGACCACGTTGGAAAAGCAGTCCAAAACCCTGCGCGCCCAGTACGACAAGGGCGCCGTGGACAAGAAAGTCCTGGCGGCAAAGAGCGACGAACTGCAGAAAAAGATCGATGCCAGCAAGAAGCTCGAGAACACCCTGGCCAAGGAGCTTGAAGTCCAGACCGCAATCCTGGCCGACGAGAAGAAGACCCGTCCGGCGGGCGACCAGTACATCGTGCGTCTGGAAAAGGAAGTGAAGACCTTGCAGAAGAACCTGGACAAGCTGCGGGAGGGAAGCACTCAGCTGGCCCAGATCGATCAGAGGCTATCCGTATGAGGAAAATGATTTTCTTACCGATGCTGTTAGCGGCGATGCTTCTGGCTGGTTGCGCGGGTCAGCACGATCCGCGCACGGGGGGCTTTTTCGGCGGCGTGGCCGGCCTTGGCAGCGGCGGCTACAAGGACCGCGTGGCCGAGCGCGAGGCCCGGCTTGCAGACCTGCGGGCTACCCAGAGCCAGCTTGACGCCGAAAAAGGTCAGCTTGAAGCCCAGAAATCGGCTGCCCAGGCCCAGCTCGACAAGGACCAGGCCCGGGTGAAGGCAATGCAGACGGAGATCGCGGCCCTGGACAAGAAAACCAAAAGTCTCGCCGCCAAGGAAGGGGCTGACAAGCAGCGCGTGGCCGACCTGCAGAAGCGGGTCACCGACCTGAAAGGGAAAATGAACAAGCAAGCGTCGTCCCTGGATGATCTTGAAGGCAGCGGGCTTGGCGATGCGGACATGGACCTGCGTCGCAAACAGCTCGAAAAGCAGCGCGACTCCCTGCGCAAGGAATACGATCTGCTCATGAAGATGCAGATGGAGCTGGCCCAGTGAGAAAAACCCTGGCCGCGGCCCTTTTCCTGGCCGCGCTCATGGCGGCGCAGTGCCTGCATGCGGCCCCCTTGGAGGCCATCCGGGACATCCTGCGCCGCCATCTGTTGAACCCGCCTGACGAGGCGGTCCTGGCCGCCCTGTCGGACGAGGACCTGTCGGGCAAGCTTCAGGATATTGACCCGTACGCGCGGATTTTTCCGGCCGGGGAGTATCGCGGTCCCCTGGCCGGGGGGAATTCGTGGGTCGGCATCGGCGCCGGCCTGGCCATGCGCGCAGAGGCGCCGGTCCTGCATGTCTACAGGGGCGGCGGGGCGGAGCAGGCCGGGGTGCCGGACCGCTCCCGCCTGCTGGACATCGATGGCCGGCCCGTGGCTGGACTTGATGCGGAAGCCATTGCCTCGCTGCTCAGGGGTGAGGAAGGGTCCGTGGTCAAGCTCGACGTTGCTCCCCCCGGAGGACAAAGGATGAGTTTCACGGTCCGCCGACAGATCTTCTCGCCCCTGGACGTGGAGCTGATCCCCCCCGGCTCGCAGCGCGTGGTGCGCATCCGTGAGTTTGTTGGCGGCCTGACCCGCCCGGCCCTGCGCGCCACCCTGGAATTCGTGTCCGGTTCGGCATCCGTCGATAACACGGCCAGGGTCATCATCGACCTGCGCGACGCCCCCGGCGGCGATCTGTACGAAGCCTTCGACCTGGCCGGGCTTTTTCTTCCCCCCGGGACGCTGTTGGGCACCATTCGCGGCCGTGACGGGTACGCCATGGAGATCCACGCTTCCCAAGGGGACAAGTACTCCATGCCGCTGACCCTGCTGGTCGGGCCGGAGACGGCCAGCGCGGCGGAAATCTTTGCCGGCGTCCTGCGTCGGCACGAGCGGGCCCTGCTCGTGGGCCAGACCACCTACGGCAAATGCGCGTCCCAGACGGACGCCCGGCTCTCGGACGGCTCCGTGCTGCGCTACACGAACAAGGAGGTTCTGTTCCCGGGCGGCGGCACCTGCACGGGTACGGGCCTGACCCCGGACCTGGCCGTCGGCGACGACGAGTTGGACATGCTGTCCCGGCTGGTGGAGCGGGCGCAGTCGTTTTCTCCGTAGAGGCGGCGGGCCCCGGTTCCCGCCGGGATGCGTTGGGGGCGTTTTTTCCATGTCTTGAGAGGCATGAGGGGTTCCTGGTTCCTCTTTCGGCGTCGCGACGTCGGCGTCTGGCAACATGGGGGTGCGGACATGAGGGGCATGATGAGTGCAGTGAGAGTCCTGGGTTTCGTGCTTGTGGGCCTGCTTCTGCTCACGTCGGCGACGCCGTCGAGAGCCTTCGTCGATTCCGAAGTGGTCGAGGCCGCCTATGCGGTGGCGCAGTTCAAGGCCACGCCCCGCCAGGAAGCCCTGGTCTTCATGCACAACAAAGACCTCAACCTGATGGCCATGCAGGGCAGGATTCCGCCGGAGGTCTATCAGGTCAACCAGAATTTCTTCGAGATGGTCAACAAGGGCTTCGTCAAGGACGCCGCGGCCCAGTCCGGTCTCGTGGCCAAGACCCAGGCGCCCAAGCCGGGCTCCTCGGACACTTTCAACCCCGGCACCGATACCGATATCATCGTCGAGAAGAAGCCCGGGGCGCCCGACATCACCGAAGCCCAGATCGTGAAGACGGAAAAGGCCTATCAGGACAAGGTTCGGGAATACCTCAAGAACAGCGGCGTGGACCCGCCCGACGGCAAGATCAACACCGACACGGACTTCATGCCCCATCCGGACCACACCACTGCGGACGAGTTCACCAAGATCAACGAGGGCATCAACAAGCGCGGCGGCACGGCCTACGAGAACCCCAAGGCCGCCAAGGTCGAGGCGCAGATGCGCCCCACGGGCGGGAAGGGGATACCCGAACTCGATATCGCAGACACGGGCGCCTACGTGACCGAGATGCAGAATCTCGCCAACCACAAGATCGACGCGGCCGCCAAGCTGGAGGCCGATGCCGCGGCCATCCGCAAATCCAACCCGGCCGGGGCCAGCAAGCTCGACGCCGAGGCCCAGCTGCTGCGCTCCCAGGCCAGCAAGTATATCGACCGCATCGACAAGGTCACCGACATCATCACCAAGCAGAACGGGTTGCCCCAGGGCAGGCCCAAGCCCAACGACAGCCTGACCGAGGCCGGGGCCATGATCGGCCAGGGCCGTGGGACCGCATCCAAGGCCGGGGCGGACGTCATCGGCGATGTCGGCACCCTGGCCGTCAACCGCGGCGTCAAGGACTACGCCGAGACCCTCTCCCGGCTGGCCGCCAAGGACCCCTCGAAGGCGGCCGCCGCGCAGAAGCAGATCGCCCAACAGATCAAGCACATGAGCCCGGAGATGCGCGAGCAGTACGTCAGGAAGGCCAAGGAGGCGTACACCAAATCCGGCGGGCTCGACCCCGAGGGGTTCGACAAGGGACTCAAGCGCACGGTCGAAACGACGGCCAAGGATTTCCAGGCCAAACAGCCTGCGGGCGGCCATGACACCCCTGCCAAGCCCGGAACTCCGGACGCTCCGACGAAGCCCGGAACTCCGGACGCTCCGACGAAGCCCGGGACTCCGGACGCACCGACGAAGCCCGGGACTCCGGATGCTCCGACGAAGCCCGGGACTCCGGACGCACCGACGAAGCCGGGAACTCCGGACGCACCGACGAAGCCGGGAACTCCGGACGCGCCGACGAAGCCGGGGACCCCGGACGCACCGACGAAGCCGGGAACTCCGGACGCGCCGACGAAGCCGGGAACTCCGGACGCTCCGACGAAGCCCGGAACTCCGGACGCTCCGACGAAGCCCGGGACTCCGGACGCTCCGACGAAGCCCGGAACTCCGGACGCTCCGACGAAGCCCGGGACTCCGGATGCCCCGACGAAGCCGGTCAAGCCCGGGACTCCCGACGCGCCCTCCAAGCCGGGCGGCCCTGATGTACCCGGCACCAAAGCCAAGGTCATCAACACCGTCGGCACCATCATGACCATCGCCGATATCGGCAATGCCTGCGAGACCATCGAGAAATACATCGCCGGGGAAATCAGCGGCAAGGAGGCGGCCGAGACGCTGGTCGACACCACCCTGACCCTGGGACTCATCGGCGCCGCCAAGAAAGTCGATGAGAGCGCCAATACCTACTGGGAAATGAACAAGACCATTCATCAGGCCAACAAGATGAACGTCGTCAGCTACTTCACCCAGTGGGAGATCCAGCTGCGCAAGGCCGGCATGTCCGCCGACGAGGCCAGGCGCCTGGTCGGGCAGGCCATGCTCAGCGGCGACGCCGGCCGGCTCGAGGCCGAAGCACAACGCCTGCGCGGTGAGGGCAAGGACGTCACCATACCCACTCTGGTCGTTGACCGGATCGAGTACGGCCTGACGGACTACGGCAAGGAAGTCCTTGAACAGTCGTGGGAGACCGGGAAGGGCATCGTCGTCGGCACCTACAACGGCATCAAGTACATCGTCCTGGCTCCGTCGCGCATCGTCGAGTCCTGGGCCCAGGGCGAGCTGGCCGAGGCCGATCTGGAGCTCAAGAGCGCCGAACAGGAGTCCTGGATGAAGGCCAAGCTGTTCCAGCGCCTGCTCAAGGCCGGGGTCTCGCCGCGCGAGGCCCTGCGGAAGATCAACGACTTCTTCAGCGGCGCCGACATGCAGTCCCTGCGCGACCTGATGAAGAAGCTCAGGCCCGGCAACAAGGGCTACCTGACCTCGCGCCATCAGCAGAGCGACTGGTACTGCACCAACCGTCCGGTCATCGACGCGCCGGTGGCCCTGCCTCCGATCATCTCCGCCTCCGAGGAGAAGAAGCCATGAACCGTCACGACACGAAACTCGGTTTGAACGCCAGACGCATGACGGCGACACCTGTTCTGCCGGCGCTTTTGGTTCTCCTCGTGGTCCTGGCCGTCGCATCCGTGGCATCGGCCGCCGGCCCGCAGGTCGTGCAGGTCATGAAAGCGGGGGGCGAGACCCTGCCGGGCGTGACCGTGGTCCTCGGCGGCCGCCACGCGACCACCGGCCCTGACGGCGTGGCCGTCTTCGACGGGCTGGCGGCGGGGAGTCACGATCTTGTCGTGGCGCACCCGGGCTTCGACCGGCTGGCCCGCAAGGTGGACATCCCGGCCGGGGCCCGCCAGCCAATGTCGCTGACCCTTGCGCCGTCGCTGGCGACGGTCTGGGTCGCCCGGGTCGTGGTCGACGGACTGGACCAGCCCGTGGCCGGTGCCCGGGCGCGTCTGGCTCCGGTGGCCGTCAATGCGTCCCTGGCCGGCCCTGTGGACATG containing:
- a CDS encoding carboxyl-terminal protease, translated to MRKTLAAALFLAALMAAQCLHAAPLEAIRDILRRHLLNPPDEAVLAALSDEDLSGKLQDIDPYARIFPAGEYRGPLAGGNSWVGIGAGLAMRAEAPVLHVYRGGGAEQAGVPDRSRLLDIDGRPVAGLDAEAIASLLRGEEGSVVKLDVAPPGGQRMSFTVRRQIFSPLDVELIPPGSQRVVRIREFVGGLTRPALRATLEFVSGSASVDNTARVIIDLRDAPGGDLYEAFDLAGLFLPPGTLLGTIRGRDGYAMEIHASQGDKYSMPLTLLVGPETASAAEIFAGVLRRHERALLVGQTTYGKCASQTDARLSDGSVLRYTNKEVLFPGGGTCTGTGLTPDLAVGDDELDMLSRLVERAQSFSP